Proteins from a genomic interval of Candidatus Binatia bacterium:
- a CDS encoding glycosyltransferase family 9 protein, which translates to MPQIAPSKALLYAAGGGIGDSLVASLVARALRERFTSVDALTLEAHAPVLERVPDLDRILIDDGGDERALAERLAREEYDACVVTWATARTARVPFTAGIGVRVGQARRIYSFRFTHRVVVRSEEGDVTSHWSDILLDYARAIGCDTSDKQYRFVPTAEDERDAERLSSGSEPLVILNPCNAIASRRGIWPLEGWAALARALRERLAARVLVSGSPADAPMAAGIARLAADERVVSIAGMTSIGAFGALARRARAFVGITTGSMHVAAAVGAPTVGIFPFQSDFPERWAPLGPRTEVVRASYPCHPRDTKERCRDYACVANLDLPRVLAAVASLVS; encoded by the coding sequence ATGCCGCAGATCGCACCGAGTAAGGCGCTGCTCTACGCCGCCGGCGGCGGCATCGGCGATTCGCTGGTCGCGTCGCTCGTCGCGCGCGCGCTGCGCGAGCGCTTCACGAGCGTCGACGCGTTGACGCTCGAGGCGCACGCTCCGGTCCTCGAGCGCGTCCCGGATCTCGATCGAATCCTCATCGACGACGGCGGCGACGAGCGGGCGCTCGCGGAGCGGCTCGCGCGCGAAGAATACGACGCGTGCGTCGTCACGTGGGCGACCGCGCGGACGGCGCGCGTTCCGTTTACGGCGGGCATCGGCGTGCGGGTCGGGCAGGCGCGGCGGATCTACTCCTTTCGCTTCACGCACCGAGTCGTCGTGCGCAGCGAAGAGGGCGACGTGACGTCGCACTGGTCCGATATCCTCCTCGATTACGCCCGCGCGATCGGCTGCGACACCTCCGACAAGCAGTACCGTTTCGTGCCGACGGCGGAAGACGAGCGCGACGCGGAGCGGCTCAGCTCCGGCTCAGAGCCGTTGGTCATCCTCAATCCATGCAACGCGATCGCGTCGCGCCGAGGCATCTGGCCGCTCGAGGGATGGGCGGCGCTCGCGCGGGCGCTCCGCGAACGCCTGGCGGCGCGCGTCCTCGTCAGCGGCTCGCCGGCGGACGCGCCGATGGCCGCGGGAATCGCGCGGCTCGCGGCCGACGAGCGCGTCGTCTCGATCGCCGGAATGACGAGCATCGGGGCGTTCGGCGCCCTCGCGCGGCGCGCTCGCGCGTTCGTCGGAATTACGACCGGCTCGATGCACGTGGCGGCGGCGGTCGGCGCGCCGACGGTGGGAATCTTTCCGTTTCAGTCGGATTTTCCCGAGCGCTGGGCTCCGCTCGGCCCACGCACGGAGGTCGTGCGCGCGTCCTATCCCTGCCACCCGCGCGATACGAAGGAGCGCTGCCGCGATTACGCCTGCGTTGCGAACCTCGATCTCCCGCGCGTCTTGGCGGCCGTAGCGTCGCTCGTCTCGTGA
- a CDS encoding glycosyltransferase, whose amino-acid sequence MKRATIQLCTYNRAPLLARVLDACFDQTTPGDEYEVVLVDDGSSDETPAVIETARARASCAFVVVTQRNAGLATARNAGIARASGEQIIFIDDDVLPLPNFVEEHLRAHARRPRAIVRGGAIEVADLDYLPPPIWSIKNYSGNYFWTTNVSAPLATIREIGGFDESFSEYGWEDIDVGLRLRAKGVRAVFHPAALVYHYKPRPRTANVDKMIAQARAQARTAVRLIRRHPNWRAYLATGVNPVQRRFHAMLRAMRVDERLRKRLSGAGDRELLPREARAARALANDAYFDELERALRS is encoded by the coding sequence GTGAAGCGCGCGACGATTCAACTCTGTACCTACAACCGCGCGCCGCTCCTCGCGCGGGTGCTCGACGCGTGCTTCGATCAGACGACGCCGGGCGACGAGTACGAGGTCGTGCTCGTCGACGACGGATCGAGCGACGAAACGCCGGCCGTCATCGAGACCGCGCGAGCGCGCGCCTCTTGCGCCTTCGTCGTCGTGACCCAGCGCAACGCCGGGCTGGCGACCGCGCGCAACGCCGGCATCGCGCGGGCGTCGGGCGAGCAGATCATCTTCATCGACGACGACGTCCTGCCGCTTCCGAATTTCGTCGAAGAGCATCTGCGCGCGCACGCGCGCCGGCCGCGCGCGATCGTCCGCGGCGGGGCGATCGAGGTCGCGGATCTCGACTATCTCCCGCCGCCGATCTGGAGCATCAAGAATTACAGCGGGAACTACTTCTGGACGACGAACGTCTCGGCGCCGCTCGCGACGATCCGCGAGATCGGCGGATTCGACGAGTCGTTCTCCGAGTACGGATGGGAAGATATCGACGTCGGCCTCCGGCTGCGCGCCAAGGGCGTGCGCGCCGTCTTCCACCCCGCGGCGCTCGTCTATCACTACAAGCCGCGCCCCCGGACGGCGAACGTTGATAAGATGATCGCCCAGGCGCGAGCGCAGGCCCGAACCGCGGTGCGTCTCATCCGCCGCCATCCGAATTGGCGCGCCTACCTCGCCACCGGAGTCAATCCGGTGCAGCGCCGCTTTCACGCGATGCTCCGCGCGATGCGCGTCGACGAGCGCCTTCGCAAGCGGCTCTCCGGCGCCGGCGATCGCGAGCTGCTTCCGCGCGAGGCGCGGGCGGCGCGGGCGCTGGCGAACGACGCGTATTTCGACGAGCTGGAACGCGCGCTGCGCTCGTGA
- a CDS encoding glycosyltransferase family 9 protein produces the protein MKILLSRTDRIGDLILSTPAIATVRQSFPRAHVAIVTSEHNRVVIERNDDLDEVLVLPEGASPQKFGARLEGYDIAIALAPRSVDLRLAGATRAPIRVGYTYERRWFARLTAALYVNRIMISEADPELCDRDPRRLVRHEVDQLLDLVALAGARARVARLRLDVTEDDRIVARGLPPDPIVLHLGRRWFSDGSTQAGTLAIVRSLSALAPVVVTCARDCEPMAPAFERDGHVARVLCGLPFHEWAAVLERARVVVTVDTGATHVASAVGRPTVVAFEHHYFNLNSQEWSPYGVPHVLVRKPARESDAELERFRAEIVDGVARLIAGPP, from the coding sequence GTGAAGATCCTGCTCTCGCGCACCGATCGGATCGGGGATCTGATCCTCTCGACTCCCGCGATTGCAACGGTTCGGCAATCCTTTCCGCGGGCGCACGTCGCGATCGTCACGAGCGAGCACAACCGCGTCGTCATCGAACGCAACGACGACCTCGACGAGGTCCTCGTGCTGCCCGAAGGCGCGAGCCCGCAGAAGTTCGGTGCTCGGCTCGAGGGCTACGACATCGCGATCGCGCTCGCGCCGCGCTCCGTCGATCTCCGTCTCGCCGGCGCGACGCGAGCGCCGATCCGGGTCGGATACACGTACGAGCGCCGATGGTTCGCGCGCCTCACCGCCGCGCTCTACGTCAACCGCATCATGATCTCCGAGGCCGATCCGGAACTCTGCGATCGCGATCCGCGTCGTCTCGTGCGCCACGAGGTGGATCAGTTGCTCGATCTCGTGGCGCTCGCCGGCGCTCGCGCTCGCGTGGCCCGCCTTCGCCTGGACGTCACCGAAGACGATAGGATCGTCGCGCGCGGGCTGCCGCCCGATCCGATCGTGCTCCATCTCGGCCGCCGGTGGTTCTCCGACGGAAGCACGCAGGCGGGAACGCTCGCGATCGTCCGGAGCCTCTCGGCGCTCGCGCCGGTCGTCGTCACGTGCGCGCGGGATTGCGAGCCGATGGCGCCGGCGTTCGAGAGAGACGGGCACGTCGCGCGGGTGCTCTGCGGCCTGCCGTTTCACGAGTGGGCCGCCGTGCTCGAGCGTGCGCGCGTCGTCGTGACGGTCGATACCGGCGCGACGCACGTTGCCAGCGCCGTCGGCCGGCCGACGGTCGTCGCCTTCGAGCATCACTACTTCAACCTGAACTCACAAGAATGGTCGCCGTACGGCGTCCCGCACGTGCTCGTTCGCAAACCCGCGCGCGAGAGCGACGCCGAATTGGAACGGTTCCGCGCCGAGATCGTCGACGGCGTCGCGCGGCTCATTGCGGGTCCGCCGTGA
- a CDS encoding glycosyltransferase, with protein sequence MTAVSVVIPTYNRLDTLAHVVPTLLAQDLDASEYELLVCDSNSTDGTAEYLAEVRKTHPSVRHLPGAYGGRAAARNAGIAAARGEIVLFNDADILASPDLISTHLRRHRERSGIAVVGLEVQVRDLAEYEYKRVHPEARGHLHPPSRKRLSWLYFLTGNASVRRSDLLRAGSFDESFTGYGHEDLELGYRLHRIGIEILYEPKAVNYHCQAVPYEDQKEKMRLAGRSTARFYRKHPDLEVMLNLGMTPLSLGLHSMLSSMPHVLGFIDARARRSRLARELLLQYYYVSGIKEARDDS encoded by the coding sequence GTGACCGCGGTCTCCGTCGTCATACCGACGTACAATCGCCTCGACACGCTCGCCCACGTCGTGCCGACGCTGCTCGCGCAGGATCTCGACGCATCCGAGTACGAGCTGCTCGTCTGCGATTCGAACTCGACCGACGGCACGGCCGAGTACCTCGCGGAGGTGCGGAAGACGCACCCTTCGGTTCGGCATCTGCCGGGCGCGTACGGCGGCCGGGCGGCGGCGCGCAACGCCGGCATCGCGGCGGCCCGCGGCGAGATCGTTCTCTTCAACGACGCGGATATTCTGGCATCGCCCGACTTGATCTCGACGCATCTGCGCCGCCATCGCGAGCGCAGCGGCATCGCCGTCGTCGGCCTCGAGGTGCAAGTGCGCGACCTCGCCGAGTACGAGTACAAGCGAGTTCATCCCGAGGCTCGCGGGCATCTCCATCCGCCGTCGCGAAAAAGGCTCTCGTGGCTCTATTTTCTGACGGGCAACGCATCGGTTCGGCGTTCGGATCTCTTGCGGGCGGGATCGTTCGACGAGAGCTTTACCGGATACGGGCACGAGGACTTGGAGCTCGGCTACCGTCTGCATCGCATCGGTATCGAGATTCTTTACGAGCCGAAGGCGGTCAACTACCACTGTCAAGCGGTACCGTACGAGGACCAGAAGGAGAAGATGCGGCTCGCCGGACGTTCGACCGCTCGATTCTATCGCAAGCACCCGGATCTCGAGGTGATGCTGAACCTCGGCATGACGCCGCTCTCGCTCGGCCTGCACTCGATGCTATCCTCGATGCCGCACGTGCTCGGATTCATCGACGCTCGCGCGCGGCGCTCGCGTCTGGCGCGCGAGTTGTTGCTCCAATACTATTACGTCTCGGGAATTAAGGAAGCGCGCGATGACTCGTAG
- the aspS gene encoding aspartate--tRNA ligase produces MTRRVSCGALRAADAGESVRIDGWVNRRRDHGGLIFVDLRDHEGLTQVVFDPQHPSFAEAEHLRHEDVLRVTGTVRERPAGTENPKLATGDVEVAVGSLEILNRSQVPPFQVNSDEAVDENLRLEYRYLDLRRPRMQRNLRVRHRIVKAMRDFFDGRDFLEIETPMMIKSTPEGARDYLVPSRIYPGTFYALPQSPQLLKQILMISGFGKYMQIARCMRDEDPRADRLVEFVQLDVELSFCTQEDVLEVMESCMRHVWRTVLDRDLPPFPRLTHQEAIARYGVDKPDLRFGLELLDASAIFAQTEFAVFRSAIDAGGAVVALRFPGAAALSRREFDALVETAKQFGAKGMVWIALAPDGTKSPAAKFLTESHVETLRSGLGAETGDALLLFADARDLAYGVAGKMRNEVGDRCGLRDPNEFAFAWVTGFPYLEVDEATGQPMPAHHPFTAPAPGDWELIDRAPAEMRAQHYDMVLNGYELGSGSIRIHKAEEQRKIFTMLGLTAEQVEERFGFFVRALEYGAPPHGGMALGIDRIAMIACGEENLREVTAFPKNQAGRDVMMDAPSPVPEQLLRDLHLRLAPDLR; encoded by the coding sequence ATGACTCGTAGGGTGAGCTGCGGCGCGCTTCGCGCCGCCGACGCCGGAGAGTCCGTCCGGATCGACGGCTGGGTGAATCGCCGCCGCGACCACGGCGGCTTGATCTTCGTGGACTTGCGCGATCACGAGGGCCTCACGCAGGTCGTCTTCGATCCGCAGCACCCGAGTTTCGCCGAGGCCGAGCACCTGCGTCACGAAGACGTGCTGCGTGTGACCGGCACCGTGCGCGAGCGTCCGGCTGGTACCGAGAATCCAAAGCTGGCGACCGGCGACGTCGAAGTCGCCGTCGGTTCGCTCGAGATCCTCAACCGCTCGCAAGTGCCGCCGTTCCAAGTGAACTCCGACGAAGCGGTCGACGAGAACCTGCGCTTGGAGTACCGCTATCTCGACCTGCGCAGGCCGCGGATGCAGCGCAACCTGCGCGTTCGCCATCGGATCGTCAAGGCGATGCGCGATTTCTTCGACGGGCGCGACTTCCTCGAGATCGAGACGCCGATGATGATCAAATCGACGCCCGAGGGCGCGCGCGACTACCTCGTGCCCAGCAGAATCTACCCCGGGACGTTCTACGCGCTGCCGCAATCGCCGCAGTTGCTCAAGCAGATCCTCATGATCTCCGGCTTCGGGAAGTACATGCAGATCGCTCGCTGCATGCGCGACGAGGATCCGCGCGCCGATCGCCTCGTCGAGTTCGTGCAGCTCGACGTCGAGCTCTCGTTCTGCACGCAAGAGGACGTGCTCGAGGTGATGGAGTCGTGCATGCGCCACGTCTGGCGAACCGTGCTCGACCGCGATCTTCCGCCGTTCCCGCGCCTCACCCACCAAGAGGCGATCGCGCGCTACGGAGTCGATAAGCCCGATCTTCGCTTCGGTCTGGAGCTGCTCGATGCGAGCGCGATCTTCGCGCAGACGGAGTTCGCGGTCTTCCGCTCCGCGATCGACGCGGGCGGCGCCGTCGTCGCGCTGCGCTTCCCCGGAGCCGCCGCGCTGTCGCGACGCGAGTTCGACGCGCTCGTCGAGACGGCGAAGCAGTTCGGGGCGAAAGGGATGGTCTGGATCGCGCTCGCGCCCGACGGCACGAAGTCGCCCGCCGCGAAATTCTTGACGGAGTCGCACGTCGAGACGCTGCGCTCCGGGCTCGGCGCCGAGACCGGCGACGCATTGCTGCTCTTCGCCGACGCGCGCGATCTCGCGTACGGCGTTGCCGGAAAGATGCGAAACGAGGTCGGAGATCGCTGCGGCCTTCGCGATCCGAACGAGTTTGCGTTTGCGTGGGTCACCGGCTTTCCGTATCTCGAGGTCGACGAGGCGACCGGCCAACCGATGCCGGCGCACCACCCGTTCACCGCGCCGGCGCCGGGCGATTGGGAGCTGATCGATCGCGCGCCGGCGGAGATGCGCGCGCAGCACTACGACATGGTGCTCAACGGCTACGAGTTGGGTTCGGGTTCGATCCGCATTCACAAGGCGGAGGAGCAGCGCAAGATCTTCACGATGCTCGGCCTGACCGCCGAGCAGGTGGAGGAGCGCTTCGGATTCTTCGTGCGCGCGCTCGAGTACGGCGCGCCGCCGCACGGCGGCATGGCGCTCGGCATCGACCGCATCGCGATGATCGCGTGCGGCGAAGAGAACCTGCGCGAGGTTACGGCCTTCCCGAAGAACCAGGCCGGCCGCGACGTCATGATGGACGCGCCGAGCCCCGTCCCGGAGCAGCTGCTGCGCGATCTGCACCTGCGTCTCGCCCCGGACCTGCGCTAA
- a CDS encoding carboxypeptidase-like regulatory domain-containing protein, with the protein MQIAVLLMFAGVFFWPSPIDWQMNQQNVVIRGAVVDETSGRGLPGATVYATSGALDATTVTDSKGNFIFLTLFPGTYWLCASKDGYSDRGCRPRDAQPPELFAGFEYGATIVLPRVQTTVLFGAPKPR; encoded by the coding sequence ATGCAGATCGCAGTGTTGTTGATGTTCGCAGGCGTGTTCTTCTGGCCGAGTCCGATCGATTGGCAGATGAACCAGCAGAACGTCGTTATCCGCGGCGCGGTCGTGGACGAGACGAGCGGCCGCGGCCTTCCCGGAGCGACCGTCTACGCGACGTCGGGAGCTTTAGATGCGACGACGGTCACGGATTCAAAGGGCAACTTTATCTTCCTGACGCTTTTCCCCGGCACGTATTGGCTCTGCGCCTCGAAAGACGGCTACTCCGACCGCGGCTGCCGCCCGCGCGACGCGCAACCGCCGGAGCTCTTCGCCGGATTCGAATACGGCGCGACGATCGTGCTTCCGCGCGTCCAGACTACGGTTTTGTTCGGCGCCCCAAAACCGCGTTAG
- a CDS encoding uracil-DNA glycosylase encodes MDLNEISAAVVRCTRCPELRAYAARVARDRKRAHRDEVYWGKPVPAFGDPRARVVLVGLAPGAHGSNRTGRPFTGDASGNFLYPALYRAGFASQPDAISRDDGLVLRDCLITAAARCAPPKNKPTPGELRKCLPYLAEEFEALGRLRVAIGLGSIGFSAVLRVLDGAGFAFDPPRPRFAHGAECAATKGRRRIVVIASYHPSRQNTNTGKLTEPMFDAIFSRANAVLGRRTKP; translated from the coding sequence ATGGATCTGAACGAGATCTCCGCGGCGGTCGTGCGCTGCACGCGCTGTCCCGAGCTTCGCGCCTACGCCGCGCGCGTCGCGCGCGATCGTAAGCGAGCGCACCGCGACGAGGTCTATTGGGGCAAGCCGGTTCCCGCCTTCGGCGACCCGCGGGCCCGCGTCGTCCTCGTCGGTCTCGCACCGGGCGCGCACGGGAGCAATCGCACCGGCCGGCCGTTCACCGGCGACGCATCGGGGAACTTTCTCTATCCGGCGCTCTATCGCGCGGGGTTCGCCTCGCAACCCGATGCGATCTCGCGCGACGACGGCCTCGTCTTGCGCGATTGCCTCATTACCGCCGCGGCGCGCTGCGCGCCTCCGAAGAACAAGCCGACACCCGGCGAGTTGCGCAAATGCCTGCCGTACCTCGCGGAGGAGTTCGAGGCGCTCGGGCGGCTGCGCGTCGCGATCGGGCTCGGCAGCATTGGCTTCTCCGCCGTTCTCCGCGTTCTCGACGGCGCGGGGTTCGCGTTCGATCCGCCGCGCCCGAGATTCGCGCACGGTGCGGAGTGCGCCGCGACGAAAGGGCGCCGGCGCATCGTCGTTATCGCGTCCTACCACCCGAGCCGGCAGAACACGAACACCGGCAAGCTCACCGAGCCGATGTTCGACGCGATCTTCAGCCGCGCTAACGCGGTTTTGGGGCGCCGAACAAAACCGTAG
- a CDS encoding C39 family peptidase → MEHLNPFAFAQAMRASEYARLSFEPTRGGVLSWNTHAPSGRIAFRLARAGRPAGDWLDHSEWRPTGAKSFSPEHDGVRVDIDVVRAAQPFDGIEVRASGVEFDVVAFSSPVRARPSMPYARDAHILDVPARSQYAETDERGWCSPASLSMIHAFHGIDRSVAETARAVFDRAYNGTGNWTFNVAYSGRLGLRGIVGHLRNLDHAARFIERNLPLAISYSWADGELPGAPLERSDGHISVLCGFTRDGDCAINDPAAPNVRVVYPRGAIERVWQRNEGVAYVVAPIGIEYADLLQWI, encoded by the coding sequence GTGGAGCATCTGAACCCCTTCGCCTTCGCGCAGGCGATGCGGGCGAGCGAGTACGCGCGGCTCTCCTTCGAACCGACGCGCGGCGGCGTGCTCAGTTGGAACACGCACGCGCCGAGCGGACGGATCGCGTTTCGCCTCGCCCGAGCGGGCCGTCCGGCCGGCGACTGGCTCGACCACTCCGAGTGGCGGCCGACCGGCGCCAAGTCGTTCAGCCCCGAGCACGACGGCGTCCGCGTCGATATCGACGTCGTGCGCGCCGCGCAGCCGTTCGACGGCATCGAAGTGCGCGCGAGCGGCGTCGAGTTCGACGTCGTTGCTTTCTCGTCGCCGGTGCGGGCGCGGCCTTCGATGCCGTACGCGCGCGACGCCCACATTCTCGACGTACCGGCGCGCTCGCAGTACGCGGAGACCGACGAGCGCGGTTGGTGCAGCCCGGCGAGCCTTTCGATGATCCACGCCTTTCACGGTATCGATCGCTCGGTCGCCGAGACCGCGCGCGCGGTCTTCGACCGCGCCTACAACGGCACCGGAAACTGGACGTTTAACGTCGCCTACAGCGGGCGACTCGGCTTGCGCGGCATCGTCGGACACCTGCGCAACCTCGATCACGCGGCGAGATTCATCGAGCGCAACCTGCCGCTTGCGATCTCGTACTCTTGGGCCGACGGCGAGCTCCCCGGCGCTCCGCTCGAGCGCTCCGACGGCCACATCTCCGTCCTGTGCGGCTTCACCCGCGACGGCGATTGCGCGATCAACGATCCGGCCGCTCCCAACGTGCGCGTCGTCTATCCCCGCGGGGCGATCGAGCGCGTCTGGCAGCGCAACGAGGGCGTCGCCTACGTCGTCGCGCCGATCGGCATCGAGTACGCCGACCTTCTGCAATGGATCTGA
- a CDS encoding peptide ABC transporter substrate-binding protein, protein MIARRIAAALALLTALSGCAHARVAPFGARNPWTVPGVVRLGEDEEPDSLNLMFAHTLAADTISGLLFSFILRYDARGNYVPDLATQVPSLRNGGISPDGRRIVVHLRRGVVWADGAPLTAADWLFTYRAVMNPANDVKTRYGWQSIASASAPDPYTIVIRLRRPDVAVLGILAFGGAAYPPMPAHLLGNLPNINNAPFNGRPLSSGPYLLREWSRGSSLVFVPNPRYFRGPPKVKEVIWKVVPDVNTLFEQLATHEVDVYPNVNPNAVARLSSIDGIRVDKRTIADWRHLGINVSRPLLSDVRVRRAIAEAIDWRRINATVFRGVDRLAVSDIFPESWAAPALPPYRFDPSDAKRLLARAGWSLGADGFLHKGAQTMRLTIYATTGHEENSASQVVIQSMLREVGIDLTIRNYPGSYLFATNGPLYTGKYDLEWSIETNGPDPDNSGDWNGAYIPPRGANTSWLNDPVVNETSAAAASTFDVAARKRLYQREEERIRELVPAVFFTWRTNYTAMNSDLKNYVPAAFIGDSWNSWQWSI, encoded by the coding sequence ATGATCGCCCGGCGCATCGCCGCCGCGCTGGCATTGCTCACCGCGCTGAGCGGCTGCGCGCACGCGCGGGTCGCGCCGTTTGGGGCGCGCAACCCGTGGACGGTTCCGGGCGTCGTGCGCCTCGGCGAAGACGAAGAGCCCGACTCGCTCAACTTGATGTTCGCGCACACCCTCGCGGCCGATACGATCTCCGGCCTGCTCTTTTCGTTCATCCTTCGGTACGACGCGCGCGGCAACTACGTTCCCGATCTCGCGACGCAGGTGCCGTCGCTGCGCAACGGCGGCATCAGCCCCGACGGCCGTCGCATCGTCGTCCATCTGCGCCGCGGCGTCGTCTGGGCCGACGGCGCGCCGCTCACCGCGGCCGACTGGCTCTTCACCTATCGCGCGGTGATGAATCCCGCGAACGACGTGAAGACGCGCTACGGCTGGCAATCCATCGCGTCGGCAAGCGCGCCCGATCCGTACACGATCGTCATCCGGCTGCGCCGTCCCGACGTCGCCGTTCTCGGCATACTCGCCTTCGGCGGCGCGGCCTATCCCCCGATGCCGGCGCATCTGCTCGGAAACCTCCCGAACATCAACAACGCGCCGTTCAACGGACGCCCGCTCTCGAGCGGCCCGTACCTGTTGCGCGAGTGGAGCCGCGGATCGTCGCTCGTCTTCGTCCCCAATCCGCGTTACTTCCGCGGGCCGCCGAAGGTCAAGGAAGTGATCTGGAAGGTCGTGCCCGACGTCAACACGCTCTTCGAACAGCTCGCGACGCACGAGGTCGACGTCTATCCGAACGTGAACCCCAACGCGGTCGCGCGACTCTCGTCGATCGATGGGATCCGGGTCGACAAGCGCACGATCGCCGACTGGCGCCATCTCGGTATCAACGTAAGCCGGCCGCTGCTCTCCGACGTCCGCGTTCGGCGCGCGATTGCCGAAGCGATCGATTGGCGACGCATCAACGCGACGGTCTTTCGCGGCGTCGACAGGCTCGCGGTCTCCGATATCTTTCCGGAGTCGTGGGCCGCGCCGGCGCTGCCGCCCTATCGCTTCGATCCGTCCGACGCGAAGCGGCTGCTCGCGCGCGCCGGATGGAGTCTCGGCGCCGACGGCTTCCTGCACAAGGGAGCGCAGACGATGCGCCTTACGATCTACGCGACGACGGGCCACGAAGAGAACTCCGCGTCGCAGGTCGTGATCCAGTCGATGCTGCGCGAGGTCGGCATCGACCTGACGATACGCAACTACCCCGGCAGTTATCTCTTCGCGACGAACGGTCCGCTCTACACCGGGAAGTACGATCTCGAGTGGTCGATCGAGACGAACGGCCCCGATCCCGACAACTCCGGCGATTGGAACGGCGCGTACATCCCGCCGCGCGGCGCGAACACGTCGTGGCTGAACGACCCGGTCGTCAACGAGACGAGCGCCGCGGCCGCGAGCACGTTCGACGTCGCCGCGCGCAAGCGGCTCTACCAGCGTGAAGAGGAGCGCATCCGCGAGCTCGTGCCGGCCGTTTTCTTCACGTGGCGGACGAACTACACGGCGATGAACTCCGATCTCAAGAACTACGTTCCCGCCGCGTTCATCGGCGACAGTTGGAACTCGTGGCAGTGGAGCATCTGA
- a CDS encoding DUF1611 domain-containing protein: MIRRYAILAPERFAADAKTAHGVIRYGNDEVVAVVDPSHAGRSVRDVLAHLDSDAPIVASVGEALRFSPTSLLVGTAPKGGGLPPSWRAAVLEAIAAKLEIVSGLHEILGRDREFARAADAAGTAIWDVREPPEVPLFSGDAYAVTAPVLLTIGNDCAVGKMTVSLELVRAANAAGKKARFVPTGQTGVLIAGWGISVDRVIADFAAGAAEQLVLYASHEGADLIVVEGQGAINHPAYAAVTLALMTGSAPDALVLVADPRRAAIESYQTPTLSYSELIGLHERLLAAIKPAPVVGIALNTYGLDEREARAQIERARAETGLPADDLVRFGATQFYAAIAQRIVKRTPLASPSE, translated from the coding sequence ATGATCCGCCGCTACGCGATCCTCGCACCCGAACGCTTCGCCGCCGACGCCAAGACCGCGCACGGCGTCATTCGCTACGGCAACGACGAGGTCGTCGCCGTCGTCGATCCCTCGCATGCGGGCCGGAGCGTGCGCGACGTGCTCGCGCACCTCGACAGCGACGCACCGATCGTCGCGAGCGTCGGCGAGGCGCTGCGGTTTTCGCCGACCTCGCTGCTCGTCGGAACCGCACCGAAGGGCGGCGGACTGCCCCCGAGTTGGCGCGCCGCGGTGCTCGAAGCGATCGCCGCAAAGCTCGAGATCGTCAGCGGCCTGCACGAGATTCTCGGCCGCGATCGGGAGTTCGCCCGCGCGGCCGACGCCGCGGGAACGGCGATCTGGGACGTCCGCGAGCCGCCCGAGGTTCCGCTCTTCTCCGGCGATGCGTACGCCGTAACGGCACCGGTGCTGCTCACGATCGGCAACGACTGCGCCGTCGGCAAGATGACGGTTTCGCTCGAACTCGTGCGCGCGGCGAACGCCGCCGGGAAGAAGGCGCGCTTCGTTCCGACGGGTCAGACCGGCGTGCTGATTGCGGGCTGGGGAATCTCCGTCGATCGCGTCATCGCCGATTTTGCCGCGGGCGCGGCCGAGCAGCTCGTGCTCTACGCATCGCACGAAGGCGCGGATCTCATCGTCGTCGAGGGGCAGGGCGCGATCAACCACCCCGCCTACGCGGCGGTAACGCTCGCGTTGATGACCGGCAGCGCCCCCGACGCGCTCGTTCTCGTCGCCGATCCGCGCCGCGCGGCGATCGAGTCGTACCAAACGCCGACGCTGAGCTATTCGGAACTGATCGGGCTGCACGAACGGTTGCTCGCGGCGATCAAACCCGCGCCGGTCGTCGGCATCGCGCTCAACACGTACGGCTTAGACGAGCGGGAGGCGCGCGCACAGATCGAGCGCGCCCGCGCCGAGACCGGTCTGCCGGCCGACGATCTCGTGCGCTTCGGCGCGACGCAATTCTACGCCGCGATCGCGCAGCGAATCGTCAAACGAACTCCGCTCGCTTCACCCTCCGAATGA